In Chelonia mydas isolate rCheMyd1 chromosome 20, rCheMyd1.pri.v2, whole genome shotgun sequence, a single genomic region encodes these proteins:
- the MVB12A gene encoding multivesicular body subunit 12A isoform X4 encodes MLLASTSPGNVVADVLILSEKTPLPTGYLYIREFLEPKTSISKKKRICVKLVPLGAADLVVFDITLSGKNKVVPCYMKIGEISSFAVWCKKGQLLKPKPLPKPRNISPAMKGLSLETTDLDNKKTEFSSENSLTRVGSKHVSMKRDDSIYDTSNLYGISAMDGVPFALHPKFESSITTGTNAFSIFTNLNIKSLADIEKEYDYAFVVERTAAARLPPSIC; translated from the exons ATGCTACTTGCCAGT ACCTCCCCAGGCAATGTGGTCGCCGACGTACTGATCCTGAGTGAGAAAACGCCTCTGCCTACAGGATACCTTTACATTCGGGAGTTCTTAGAGCCAA AAACGTCCATTTCCAAGAAGAAACGAATATGTGTGAAGCTTGTCCCACTGGGTGCGGCAGACCTAGTTGTTTTTGACATTACGCTGAGTGGCAAGAATAAAGTGGTCCCATGTTATATGAAGATAGG ggaAATTAGCAGCTTTGCTGTTTGGTGTAAAAAGGGGCAACTTCTCAAACCTAAACCCCTTCCAAAACCAAGGAACATCAGTCCAGCAATGAAGGGGCTTTCACTGGAGACCACAGACCTGGATAACAAAAA GACAgaattttcatcagaaaattcttTGACTAGAGTTGGCTCAAAACATGTATCCATGAAGCGAGATGATTCCATTTATGATACATCTAACCTCTATGGCATCTCAG ccatgGATGGGGTTCCTTTCGCACTACACCCCAAATTTGAAAGCAGCATCACTACTGGGACTAAT GCCTTTTCCATCTTCACGAACTTGAACATTAAGTCTCTTGCTGACATTGAGAAGGAG tatgACTATGCCTTTGTAGTTGAAAGGACTGCAGCTGCCAGACTCCCACCCAGCATCTGTTAA
- the MVB12A gene encoding multivesicular body subunit 12A isoform X2: MAALPEESPLTGVAWASSASAAPAGWTPITSTLEGATASFGKGFGQKSGYVLCITSTVASETSPGNVVADVLILSEKTPLPTGYLYIREFLEPKTSISKKKRICVKLVPLGAADLVVFDITLSGKNKVVPCYMKIGEISSFAVWCKKGQLLKPKPLPKPRNISPAMKGLSLETTDLDNKKTEFSSENSLTRVGSKHVSMKRDDSIYDTSNLYGISAMDGVPFALHPKFESSITTGTNAFSIFTNLNIKSLADIEKEYDYAFVVERTAAARLPPSIC; encoded by the exons ATGGCGGCGCTGCCGGAGGAGTCCCCGCTGACCGGGGTGGCCTGGGCCTCCAGTGCCAGCGCGGCGCCCGCCGGCTGGACACCG ATCACCTCGACCCTGGAGGGAGCCACAGCCAGCTTCGGGAAAGGATTTGGGCAGAAATCCGGCTACGTCTTGTGCATCACCTCCACTGTGGCCAGTGAA ACCTCCCCAGGCAATGTGGTCGCCGACGTACTGATCCTGAGTGAGAAAACGCCTCTGCCTACAGGATACCTTTACATTCGGGAGTTCTTAGAGCCAA AAACGTCCATTTCCAAGAAGAAACGAATATGTGTGAAGCTTGTCCCACTGGGTGCGGCAGACCTAGTTGTTTTTGACATTACGCTGAGTGGCAAGAATAAAGTGGTCCCATGTTATATGAAGATAGG ggaAATTAGCAGCTTTGCTGTTTGGTGTAAAAAGGGGCAACTTCTCAAACCTAAACCCCTTCCAAAACCAAGGAACATCAGTCCAGCAATGAAGGGGCTTTCACTGGAGACCACAGACCTGGATAACAAAAA GACAgaattttcatcagaaaattcttTGACTAGAGTTGGCTCAAAACATGTATCCATGAAGCGAGATGATTCCATTTATGATACATCTAACCTCTATGGCATCTCAG ccatgGATGGGGTTCCTTTCGCACTACACCCCAAATTTGAAAGCAGCATCACTACTGGGACTAAT GCCTTTTCCATCTTCACGAACTTGAACATTAAGTCTCTTGCTGACATTGAGAAGGAG tatgACTATGCCTTTGTAGTTGAAAGGACTGCAGCTGCCAGACTCCCACCCAGCATCTGTTAA
- the MVB12A gene encoding multivesicular body subunit 12A isoform X3: MAALPEESPLTGVAWASSASAAPAGWTPTSPGNVVADVLILSEKTPLPTGYLYIREFLEPKTSISKKKRICVKLVPLGAADLVVFDITLSGKNKVVPCYMKIGEISSFAVWCKKGQLLKPKPLPKPRNISPAMKGLSLETTDLDNKKTEFSSENSLTRVGSKHVSMKRDDSIYDTSNLYGISAMDGVPFALHPKFESSITTGTNAFSIFTNLNIKSLADIEKEYDYAFVVERTAAARLPPSIC, encoded by the exons ATGGCGGCGCTGCCGGAGGAGTCCCCGCTGACCGGGGTGGCCTGGGCCTCCAGTGCCAGCGCGGCGCCCGCCGGCTGGACACCG ACCTCCCCAGGCAATGTGGTCGCCGACGTACTGATCCTGAGTGAGAAAACGCCTCTGCCTACAGGATACCTTTACATTCGGGAGTTCTTAGAGCCAA AAACGTCCATTTCCAAGAAGAAACGAATATGTGTGAAGCTTGTCCCACTGGGTGCGGCAGACCTAGTTGTTTTTGACATTACGCTGAGTGGCAAGAATAAAGTGGTCCCATGTTATATGAAGATAGG ggaAATTAGCAGCTTTGCTGTTTGGTGTAAAAAGGGGCAACTTCTCAAACCTAAACCCCTTCCAAAACCAAGGAACATCAGTCCAGCAATGAAGGGGCTTTCACTGGAGACCACAGACCTGGATAACAAAAA GACAgaattttcatcagaaaattcttTGACTAGAGTTGGCTCAAAACATGTATCCATGAAGCGAGATGATTCCATTTATGATACATCTAACCTCTATGGCATCTCAG ccatgGATGGGGTTCCTTTCGCACTACACCCCAAATTTGAAAGCAGCATCACTACTGGGACTAAT GCCTTTTCCATCTTCACGAACTTGAACATTAAGTCTCTTGCTGACATTGAGAAGGAG tatgACTATGCCTTTGTAGTTGAAAGGACTGCAGCTGCCAGACTCCCACCCAGCATCTGTTAA
- the MVB12A gene encoding multivesicular body subunit 12A isoform X1 translates to MAALPEESPLTGVAWASSASAAPAGWTPITSTLEGATASFGKGFGQKSGYVLCITSTVASEVGGAQHCCISTYPARNLTLPLPCDYPVGVTCRRGPNAEGLHPMLLASTSPGNVVADVLILSEKTPLPTGYLYIREFLEPKTSISKKKRICVKLVPLGAADLVVFDITLSGKNKVVPCYMKIGEISSFAVWCKKGQLLKPKPLPKPRNISPAMKGLSLETTDLDNKKTEFSSENSLTRVGSKHVSMKRDDSIYDTSNLYGISAMDGVPFALHPKFESSITTGTNAFSIFTNLNIKSLADIEKEYDYAFVVERTAAARLPPSIC, encoded by the exons ATGGCGGCGCTGCCGGAGGAGTCCCCGCTGACCGGGGTGGCCTGGGCCTCCAGTGCCAGCGCGGCGCCCGCCGGCTGGACACCG ATCACCTCGACCCTGGAGGGAGCCACAGCCAGCTTCGGGAAAGGATTTGGGCAGAAATCCGGCTACGTCTTGTGCATCACCTCCACTGTGGCCAGTGAAGTAGGAGGCGCCCAGCACTGCTGCATCAGCACCTATCCCGCCCGCAACCTGACCCTACCCCTACCCTGTGATTACCCAGTGGGGGTCACATGCAGGCGTGGCCCTAACGCAGAGGGCCTTCACCCAATGCTACTTGCCAGT ACCTCCCCAGGCAATGTGGTCGCCGACGTACTGATCCTGAGTGAGAAAACGCCTCTGCCTACAGGATACCTTTACATTCGGGAGTTCTTAGAGCCAA AAACGTCCATTTCCAAGAAGAAACGAATATGTGTGAAGCTTGTCCCACTGGGTGCGGCAGACCTAGTTGTTTTTGACATTACGCTGAGTGGCAAGAATAAAGTGGTCCCATGTTATATGAAGATAGG ggaAATTAGCAGCTTTGCTGTTTGGTGTAAAAAGGGGCAACTTCTCAAACCTAAACCCCTTCCAAAACCAAGGAACATCAGTCCAGCAATGAAGGGGCTTTCACTGGAGACCACAGACCTGGATAACAAAAA GACAgaattttcatcagaaaattcttTGACTAGAGTTGGCTCAAAACATGTATCCATGAAGCGAGATGATTCCATTTATGATACATCTAACCTCTATGGCATCTCAG ccatgGATGGGGTTCCTTTCGCACTACACCCCAAATTTGAAAGCAGCATCACTACTGGGACTAAT GCCTTTTCCATCTTCACGAACTTGAACATTAAGTCTCTTGCTGACATTGAGAAGGAG tatgACTATGCCTTTGTAGTTGAAAGGACTGCAGCTGCCAGACTCCCACCCAGCATCTGTTAA